A single Anatilimnocola floriformis DNA region contains:
- a CDS encoding serine hydrolase domain-containing protein: MSRNWLPIVAVWCCSLGSFVAPVSLHAEAPAKVAGLLTPFVEKHELAGAVALVVDREKVLAVESVGFADIGEKKPITADSMFWIASQTKPITATGVLMLVDEGKIKLDDPVEKYLPEFRGQMVVAEKDGEHVLLKKPSRPVTIRDVLSHMSGLPFKSAAEEPTLDGLLLATAVRTYAMTPLQTEPGTKYQYSNAGINTAARIIEVVTKQKYEDFMQERLFTPLGMKDTTFWPNEEQAARVAKSYRPNKEKTDLEAFPVGQLIYPLTDRAHRYPMPAGGLFSTANDVGIYCQMLLNNGELNGKRYLSEDAIREHSTRQTPTTVKDSYGLGFSVGGDFFGHGGAHATNMEIRPKQGIAVVWMVQHAGFVGDGGKAQGVFKNWAVEKFGKR; this comes from the coding sequence ATGTCTCGCAACTGGTTGCCGATTGTCGCCGTTTGGTGTTGTTCGCTGGGATCTTTTGTTGCCCCAGTTTCGCTGCACGCCGAGGCGCCGGCGAAGGTGGCTGGGCTGCTCACGCCGTTTGTCGAGAAACATGAATTGGCCGGCGCAGTCGCACTGGTGGTCGATCGCGAAAAGGTGCTCGCGGTCGAGTCGGTCGGGTTTGCGGACATTGGTGAGAAGAAGCCGATCACTGCCGATTCGATGTTTTGGATCGCCTCGCAGACCAAGCCCATCACTGCGACCGGAGTGCTGATGCTGGTTGATGAGGGGAAGATCAAGCTCGACGATCCGGTCGAGAAATACCTGCCCGAGTTTCGCGGCCAGATGGTGGTTGCTGAGAAGGATGGCGAGCACGTGCTGCTAAAGAAGCCGTCGCGGCCGGTGACGATTCGCGATGTGCTCAGTCACATGAGCGGCTTGCCGTTTAAGTCGGCCGCGGAAGAGCCGACCCTCGATGGTCTGCTGCTGGCCACGGCGGTGCGAACCTACGCGATGACGCCGCTGCAAACCGAGCCGGGGACGAAGTATCAGTATTCCAACGCGGGCATCAACACCGCGGCGCGGATCATCGAAGTGGTGACGAAGCAGAAGTACGAAGACTTCATGCAGGAACGGCTCTTCACGCCGCTGGGCATGAAGGACACGACGTTTTGGCCCAACGAAGAACAAGCAGCCCGGGTCGCGAAGTCGTATCGTCCCAACAAAGAGAAGACCGATCTTGAGGCGTTCCCCGTCGGGCAGTTGATCTATCCGCTAACGGACCGGGCTCATCGCTATCCGATGCCGGCTGGCGGTTTGTTTTCCACGGCGAACGACGTCGGCATCTATTGCCAGATGTTGCTCAACAACGGCGAACTGAACGGCAAACGCTATCTGAGTGAAGATGCCATTCGCGAGCACTCGACCCGGCAAACACCAACTACGGTGAAAGACAGCTACGGCTTGGGCTTCTCGGTCGGCGGCGATTTCTTCGGCCACGGCGGCGCTCATGCGACCAACATGGAGATCCGCCCGAAGCAAGGCATTGCCGTGGTGTGGATGGTGCAGCACGCCGGCTTCGTCGGCGACGGCGGCAAAGCCCAGGGCGTGTTTAAGAATTGGGCGGTGGAGAAGTTTGGGAAGAGGTAG
- the yajC gene encoding preprotein translocase subunit YajC gives MSGLLAFLYLSTLLLAQASDDAAPAKAEAPPVAAQAPAAKAPATQTPAVKADAKPRTVDDTGDPSSEEPAPAANNGGGGLTDALFSTYALPLGAMLLLMYFMLLRPEQKKRKEVESTLSNLKKNDHIVTIGGICGTVVNISPNSTYITIKVDESNNTRLKILRSAVARVGQVEDVDNKIETKKESA, from the coding sequence TTGAGCGGATTGTTAGCTTTTCTCTACCTCAGCACACTGCTGCTCGCACAGGCCTCTGACGACGCCGCGCCGGCCAAAGCCGAAGCGCCGCCAGTTGCCGCCCAGGCACCCGCTGCGAAAGCGCCAGCTACGCAAACGCCGGCTGTCAAAGCAGATGCCAAGCCACGCACCGTCGATGACACGGGCGACCCCAGTTCGGAAGAACCAGCGCCAGCCGCCAATAATGGTGGTGGCGGTTTGACCGACGCTCTGTTCAGCACTTATGCGCTGCCTCTCGGCGCGATGCTGTTGCTCATGTATTTCATGTTGCTGCGGCCTGAGCAAAAGAAGCGGAAGGAAGTCGAGTCGACTCTCTCCAATCTGAAGAAGAACGATCACATCGTCACCATCGGCGGCATTTGCGGCACGGTGGTGAATATTTCGCCGAATTCGACGTACATCACCATCAAGGTAGATGAGTCGAACAACACCCGGCTCAAGATTCTTCGTTCCGCCGTGGCCCGCGTGGGCCAGGTGGAAGATGTGGACAACAAGATCGAAACCAAAAAGGAGTCGGCGTAG
- a CDS encoding phosphopantetheine-binding protein encodes MISSRTPEGSPLHCPICGERTAIEPSLQGDACCPSCGNLLGWFGNKLGLPAISPDLEWAADLGFDSIETVELAMQLEEEFELTISDEDADQIRTIADAIRYIRRHGRFRRP; translated from the coding sequence GTGATCTCTTCTCGCACTCCAGAAGGCTCGCCGCTGCATTGCCCGATTTGCGGCGAGCGCACCGCCATCGAGCCGTCGCTGCAAGGAGATGCCTGCTGCCCGAGTTGTGGGAATCTGCTGGGCTGGTTCGGGAACAAGCTCGGACTGCCGGCGATCAGTCCTGATCTGGAATGGGCTGCCGATCTGGGCTTCGATTCGATCGAGACCGTGGAGCTAGCGATGCAGCTTGAAGAAGAATTTGAGCTGACGATTTCTGATGAAGATGCGGACCAGATCCGCACGATCGCTGACGCGATTCGTTACATCCGCCGCCATGGCAGGTTTAGAAGGCCATGA
- a CDS encoding carboxypeptidase-like regulatory domain-containing protein — protein MKLGQLLAVCFVLALLTGCGELPATVSGKIMLDGAPLPNAHISFRPTSASGGTVAYGKSDASGNYRLNSGTAIGLTVGTYQVAISATEVPAVGEGGADPVPKLLTPAKYGEHTKSGFAAEVKAGSNKFDFELSSKP, from the coding sequence ATGAAACTCGGACAACTCCTCGCCGTCTGTTTCGTGCTCGCGCTCCTCACTGGCTGCGGCGAATTGCCGGCAACAGTTTCGGGCAAGATCATGCTCGACGGCGCCCCTCTGCCGAATGCGCACATCAGCTTTCGTCCTACCTCAGCCAGCGGCGGTACGGTCGCTTATGGCAAGAGCGATGCGAGCGGAAACTACCGGCTCAACTCCGGCACGGCGATCGGTTTGACGGTCGGCACCTACCAGGTTGCGATCAGCGCCACAGAAGTGCCCGCCGTTGGCGAAGGAGGCGCCGATCCGGTTCCCAAGTTGCTCACTCCTGCGAAATATGGCGAGCACACCAAGAGCGGCTTTGCGGCCGAAGTGAAGGCTGGCTCGAATAAGTTTGATTTTGAGTTGAGCTCGAAGCCATAG
- a CDS encoding RNA polymerase sigma factor, with the protein MADRPRPDNTHSTPNRAGSQPEAVACSSKDASADPADQRPLPALPDLIREFAAPLFRYAFRLTGQASDAEDLVQQTFLVAQQKLHQVREAERASAWLYAVLRSCFLKSRRKPIPQTMEDSFPLDSLTDHRGGEPVSDDSEPWLDREALQLALAELPDEFKIVVLMFYFEELSYKDIAEQLEIPIGTVMSRLSRGKAHLRRRLEVEKGLGARN; encoded by the coding sequence ATGGCGGATCGGCCCCGGCCGGATAATACGCATTCCACACCCAACCGAGCGGGTTCTCAGCCCGAGGCGGTTGCGTGTTCGTCGAAAGACGCGTCTGCGGATCCAGCCGACCAAAGGCCATTGCCCGCGCTGCCGGACCTGATCCGCGAGTTTGCCGCGCCGTTGTTTCGTTATGCCTTTCGGCTGACGGGGCAAGCCAGCGACGCCGAGGATTTGGTGCAGCAGACCTTTTTGGTTGCTCAGCAGAAGTTGCATCAGGTGCGCGAAGCCGAGCGGGCTTCGGCCTGGCTGTATGCCGTGCTGCGAAGTTGTTTTTTGAAGTCGCGGCGGAAACCGATTCCGCAAACGATGGAAGACAGCTTCCCGCTCGACAGCCTAACCGATCACCGCGGCGGCGAGCCAGTAAGTGATGACAGCGAACCGTGGCTCGACCGCGAGGCGCTGCAATTGGCGCTGGCCGAGTTGCCTGATGAGTTTAAGATTGTCGTGTTGATGTTTTATTTCGAAGAGCTGTCTTACAAGGACATTGCCGAGCAACTCGAAATTCCCATCGGCACTGTGATGAGCCGGTTGTCGCGCGGCAAAGCTCATTTGCGGCGACGGTTGGAAGTAGAGAAGGGGCTAGGGGCTAGGAATTAG
- the sugE gene encoding quaternary ammonium compound efflux SMR transporter SugE: protein MAWIILIVAGLLETGWAIGLKYTEGFTKLWPSVATIAGIVVSMYLLSVAARTLPIGTAYAVWVGIGAAGTVILGIILLGEPINAARMFFLALLLVAIVGLKFTSH from the coding sequence ATGGCGTGGATTATCTTGATTGTCGCGGGACTTCTCGAAACCGGCTGGGCCATCGGCCTGAAGTACACCGAGGGCTTCACCAAACTCTGGCCCAGCGTAGCCACCATCGCGGGCATCGTCGTCAGCATGTACTTGCTGTCGGTCGCGGCCCGCACCCTTCCCATCGGCACCGCCTACGCCGTGTGGGTCGGCATCGGCGCCGCCGGCACGGTCATCCTCGGCATCATCCTCCTGGGCGAACCCATAAATGCTGCCCGGATGTTCTTTCTCGCGCTGTTGCTAGTGGCGATCGTGGGGCTGAAGTTCACGAGTCATTGA
- a CDS encoding carbon storage regulator, which translates to MLVLSRKETERIRLGDSIVVTVVRVSGDKVRLGIDAPPNVVVLREELEPLPAADVSMDEMALGLS; encoded by the coding sequence ATGCTCGTACTATCGCGGAAAGAGACCGAGAGAATTCGCTTGGGTGATTCGATTGTCGTGACCGTTGTCCGGGTTTCCGGCGACAAGGTTCGACTGGGAATCGACGCGCCCCCGAATGTGGTAGTCCTGCGCGAAGAACTCGAGCCCCTGCCGGCCGCGGATGTGTCGATGGATGAAATGGCGCTGGGGCTGAGCTAG
- a CDS encoding RrF2 family transcriptional regulator, with product MLSQTVEYALRAVVHLASVAPEARTTEQIATATLVPRAYLSKVLQSLAKGGVVLSTRGLGGGMSLVKKPEELTILEVVNAVEPIQRIHTCPLGLTAHGVHLCPLHRRVDNALATMEEAFGQSTLAEILAEPTKSIPLCPFPNEKMKTKKAKA from the coding sequence GTGCTTTCTCAAACCGTTGAATACGCGCTGCGGGCGGTTGTCCACTTGGCGAGCGTTGCTCCCGAGGCCCGCACCACCGAGCAGATTGCCACAGCGACGCTCGTGCCGCGGGCGTACTTGTCGAAAGTGCTGCAGAGCCTGGCCAAGGGTGGCGTGGTCCTTTCGACGCGAGGACTGGGCGGCGGCATGTCGCTGGTAAAGAAGCCGGAGGAACTGACGATTTTGGAAGTAGTGAATGCCGTCGAGCCGATTCAGCGGATCCACACTTGTCCGCTGGGACTGACCGCCCATGGCGTGCATCTGTGCCCGTTGCACCGCCGCGTTGATAACGCTCTCGCCACCATGGAAGAAGCCTTTGGCCAGTCGACGTTGGCCGAGATCCTCGCCGAGCCGACGAAGAGTATTCCGCTGTGTCCATTTCCGAATGAAAAAATGAAAACCAAAAAGGCGAAAGCGTAG
- a CDS encoding protoglobin family protein, translated as MKHIDETRLETDLAYRVGYVTEFMGFGADDIAALHGSAAVLGPIVPQLVDAVYEKLFSYDATKRHFVPRQSGYSGPLPEGVETLTADHEMIQFRKQHLGRYLAALVTRPYDAKMLSYLDMVGRMHTPLAGSKDLDVPLVQMNALMGFVADAVIATVCSLGLDRATEVRTLRAFNKVLWVQNDLITRHYAAAVAV; from the coding sequence ATGAAACACATTGACGAAACCCGCTTGGAAACCGATCTGGCTTATCGCGTCGGCTATGTCACGGAATTTATGGGCTTTGGCGCCGACGACATTGCCGCGCTGCATGGCTCGGCGGCGGTTCTCGGACCGATCGTGCCGCAGCTCGTCGACGCAGTTTACGAAAAGCTCTTCAGCTACGACGCCACCAAGCGCCACTTCGTACCGCGGCAATCGGGCTACAGCGGGCCGTTGCCCGAGGGGGTCGAAACACTGACGGCGGATCACGAGATGATTCAGTTTCGTAAGCAGCATCTCGGCCGTTACCTGGCCGCACTCGTCACGCGTCCGTACGACGCCAAGATGCTGAGCTACCTCGACATGGTCGGCCGCATGCACACACCGCTCGCCGGCTCGAAGGATCTCGACGTGCCGCTGGTGCAGATGAACGCTCTGATGGGTTTTGTTGCGGATGCCGTGATCGCGACCGTTTGCAGCTTGGGCCTCGACCGGGCGACGGAAGTTCGCACGCTCCGCGCATTTAATAAGGTGCTGTGGGTGCAGAACGATTTGATCACGCGACACTACGCTGCCGCGGTCGCGGTTTGA
- a CDS encoding DUF1559 domain-containing protein → MPRQRFSRGFTLVELLVVIAIIGVLVALLLPAVQAAREAARRTQCANNLKQLGLAVHNYHDTWNYLPISISYGREGGTTLAAVNGKGWITSILPQMEQMPLYQKFEPFFNGDFGSGGGLNHPDCRELLKTRLKAIQCPTDPNATKYVTGQPQFSGIEITGTNYKGVLGDHKLNNTSIHPSPNPDCHNTKGCNGLFYRNDYLEPMGLKSITDGTANTLMIGEDLPTQNVHSGAFNANGDWAVCHAPPNYFPKPPTPTDWPNVISFRSLHPGGLQFTLGDASVRFIQQNINYDLWRALSTRAGGEAVQVP, encoded by the coding sequence ATGCCACGACAACGCTTCTCGCGCGGGTTTACTCTCGTTGAGCTTCTGGTTGTGATTGCCATCATCGGTGTATTGGTGGCGCTCCTGCTGCCCGCCGTGCAGGCCGCGCGTGAGGCAGCGCGGCGGACGCAGTGTGCGAACAATCTCAAGCAGCTCGGCCTGGCCGTTCATAATTACCACGACACGTGGAATTACTTGCCGATCAGCATTAGCTACGGCCGCGAAGGGGGCACCACGCTCGCTGCGGTCAACGGCAAGGGTTGGATCACCAGCATCCTACCGCAGATGGAGCAGATGCCCCTCTATCAAAAGTTCGAGCCGTTTTTTAACGGCGACTTTGGCTCCGGCGGTGGACTCAACCATCCTGATTGTCGCGAGTTGCTGAAGACTCGATTGAAGGCGATTCAGTGCCCCACGGATCCCAACGCCACGAAGTACGTCACCGGCCAGCCGCAGTTTTCGGGCATCGAAATTACCGGCACCAATTACAAAGGGGTGCTGGGCGATCACAAGCTGAACAACACCAGCATTCACCCGAGCCCCAATCCCGATTGCCACAACACCAAAGGTTGCAACGGCTTGTTCTATCGCAACGACTATCTCGAGCCGATGGGTCTGAAGAGCATCACCGACGGCACGGCCAACACGCTGATGATTGGCGAGGACCTCCCCACGCAAAACGTCCATTCCGGCGCCTTCAATGCCAACGGCGACTGGGCCGTATGCCACGCCCCGCCGAACTATTTTCCCAAGCCGCCGACTCCCACCGATTGGCCAAACGTCATATCCTTTCGCAGCTTGCATCCGGGCGGTTTGCAGTTCACGCTCGGCGATGCGTCGGTGCGGTTCATTCAACAGAACATCAACTATGATTTGTGGCGCGCGCTCTCCACACGCGCGGGTGGCGAAGCTGTGCAAGTGCCGTAG